One genomic region from Phragmites australis chromosome 1, lpPhrAust1.1, whole genome shotgun sequence encodes:
- the LOC133888995 gene encoding oleosin-like, whose translation MADRPPPGPRAGAALPRPSRRGQTSTTDHHSLLGRAQPHVPSSTQLLGFLALAVTLTALLVLAGVTLTGALAALVLLSPLVLLTVPLWAPVAVVVFLTGPASLLACCAGVAAAAAGTWAYRYFTGRHPVDAHRLEPVDDSRSTVVDVASRVRGYYDAYAREHGGYPRPHGRVKDAAPGA comes from the coding sequence ATGGCAGACCGGCCGCCGCCCGGCCCGCGCGCAGGCGCAGCCTTGCCCCGTCCCTCGCGGCGCGGCCAAACGTCGACGACAGACCACCACTCGCTCCTCGGACGGGCCCAACCCCACGTCCCCAGCTCCACCCAGCTGCTCGGCTTCCTAGCGCTGGCCGTAACCCTGACGGCCCTCCTCGTCCTCGCGGGGGTCACGCTCACGGGCGCGCTCGCCGCGCTCGTCCTCCTCAGTCCGCTCGTGCTCCTCACCGTCCCGCTCTGGGCGCCCGTGGCGGTCGTGGTCTTCCTGACGGGGCCCGCCTCGCTCCTCGCCTGCTGCGCAGGcgtggccgcggccgccgcgggcACGTGGGCGTACCGGTACTTCACGGGGCGGCACCCGGTGGACGCGCACCGGTTGGAGCCCGTGGACGACTCCCGGAGCACGGTGGTGGACGTGGCGAGCCGCGTGAGGGGATACTACGACGCCTACGCGCGCGAGCACGGCGGGTACCCGCGCCCGCACGGCCGGGTGAAGGACGCCGCGCCCGGGGCGTAG
- the LOC133916701 gene encoding uncharacterized protein LOC133916701, giving the protein MMAMASLQLSPIPLLPARNGCAGRRPRMAAVSCKYNQSTNVQGTMLRNHMARRDTLSFMLSAVLAAFLVASPAEAKTSRLENKKKAMEKLEKIREKALGPMEKKGATFKEMPPPANLLTPPAAVEVSL; this is encoded by the exons ATGATGGCCATGGCGTCTCTGCAGCTGTCTCCAATCCCTCTCCTTCCGGCGAGAAATGGTTGCGCCGGCAGAAGGCCGCGAATGGCTGCCGTTAGCTGCAAATACAACCAG TCAACCAATGTCCAAGGAACAATgctcagaaaccacatggccCGCAGAGACACCCTGTCATTCATGTTGTCTGCCGTGTTGGCAGCGTTCCTGGTGGCCAGCCCTGCTGAAGCTAAAACTTCGAGGCTcgaaaacaaaaagaaagccATGGAGAAGCTGGAGAAGATCCGAGAGAAGGCATTAGGCCCGATGGAGAAGAAGGGAGCCACCTTTAAGGAGATGCCGCCCCCGGCGAATTTACTGACCCCTCCTGCAGCGGTCGAGGTCTCCTTGTGA
- the LOC133888985 gene encoding uncharacterized protein LOC133888985, translating into MFDAVSVLLSSLARRPVPRRRGKSITSSAFITRRPFFPCGAGHRDVSASPFAKPRTLRRLKPRRIGERKGGRDDGNGDLLDGDEPCVWRRTILLGRRCQPLEFTGAIHYDSEGQRLWQPRTTPLLTSPIHSSELGYMDRA; encoded by the coding sequence ATGTTCGATGCCGTGTCcgtcctcctctcctcccttgctCGGCGGCCGGTGCCCCGTCGCCGCGGAAAGAGTATCACGTCCTCTGCTTTCATAACCAGACGGCCATTCTTCCCCTGCGGCGCTGGCCATCGCGACGTCAGTGCCAGCCCCTTCGCCAAGCCCAGGACGCTGAGGAGGCTGAAGCCCAGAAGGATCGGCGAGCGGAAGGGCGGGCGAGACGACGGCAACGGCGACCTCCTGGACGGCGACGAGCCGTGCGTGTGGCGGCGGACAATACTGCTGGGCCGGAGGTGCCAGCCGCTGGAGTTCACCGGGGCCATACACTACGACAGCGAGGGGCAGCGGCTGTGGCAGCCCCGCACGACGCCGCTGCTGACGAGCCCCATCCATTCTTCCGAGCTCGGCTACATGGATCGCGCATAA